CAAAAATTCAGCATAAATATTTATAAGTGGCTTTCGGTACCATTTATTTTGATAAACCTTAATAGCACTCTCATTATATCTGTCATGTTCGTCCAATTCAGCTTTCAAATATTTTTCATATTCGGTAATAAGATAAAAAGAAGCAGAAAAAAGATCAAAATCAATATCGTAGTTTTCATTTTTTAAAAAAAATAATCTTGGAAAAACATCATCTACAGTTTCAAAATCTATTTCAAATAATTTATTCTTATTCAAAAATGAAGCATTAGGAATATTGACAGATAATGTTTCTATTTCATTTGAATAATTAATATGAATTGTTAGATTGTTTTTCTTTAAATCAAAGTCTTTTTTTTCAATAATCTGATAATCTGCTTTAAGAATATATTCAAATAATATTTTAGAAATATATTCAAAACGGCTATTAATTTTATCAATCAGTATATTAACCATAAAATAATTATTGCTAAATAAATTCAAAGTTCATAAATTTAACATTTATAATGTAATTTTGTTGCAAATAAATGTATCAATAATTTATTATTATCAATAAATTTTTACAAAAATGAGTTTTTTCAACAATATATTTGATAAGAATGCACTAGGGAAAGAAGAATATAACATCCCCACAACCACCGACATGCACTCACATTTGATACCTGGTATTGATGATGGTTCACATAGCCTTAATGAATCAATTTATCTTATCAAATATTTAAAAAAATTAGGATACAAAAAGCTAATTACCACACCACACATCATGAGTGATTTTTATAAAAACACTCCAGAAAATATTCGTTCGGGATTAGACAAACTCAAAAAGGAATTAATAAAGGAAAACATTGAAATTGAAATTGAAATCGCTGCTGAATATTATATTGATGATATTTTTTTAAAAAAGATTGAAAATGAAGATTTACTTACTTTTGGAGACAACTATGTTTTAATTGAAACCAATTTATTAAATTATTCAAAATTATTGCGTGAAGCTATTTGGGAATTATCCTTAAAAAAATACAAGCCTGTTTTTGCTCATGTAGAACGCTATGCATATTTCCGTGATAATTTTGAACTCTATCATGAACTTAAAGAAATGAATGTTTTGTATCAAATTAATCTTGCATCTCTTGCTGGATTTTATACAAAAGCGGTAAAAAAAATAGCAGAAAGATTAATTGAAGAAAATCTTGTAGATTTCATTGGAACAGATGCACACCACAAAGAATATTTAGATGCAACTCAAAAGGCAAGATACAACCCTATAATGAAAAAACTTGCAGAAGCTAAATTGCTTAATGGGGAGTTGTAGAGGGAAATAAAATTAAAAAAAAGATTAAATCCCAACCACTTATTATTTGGTATCTGCAAAATTAAAGGACAATAAAACATAGACGAAAAAATTCTGACACCAAAAGAAATAAAACTGCAACAATTAAAAAGAAATAAAAAAACACAATACCCAGACGAGTAGATGCTTAAAACTACTGCAATACACAGTGCAACTTTTACCTACCTGCACAAAGCTAAGGTTTTTAAAAAAAAATAGCAGAAAGATTAAGTTACCTTTATTTCCTATTTCCCTTTGTGTCTCTATTTCTTATACTTGTAATGCCCGATTATTCTGTAATCAAATAAAATATCTTCAATTACCTGCCCAGCCCCAATATTATGAACAATCAAATTTCGCTTGCCGTCTCTTGATTTTTTATTAATCACAATTCCAATATGGGTTATTCCACCGCCCAAGTTCCAGCAAACAATATCTCCTGAATTATAATCATCCGAATTGTCAGTTATTTTCAGAGTTTTTCCATGTCGTTCAAAAAATTTCATTAAATTGGGAACTCTTCTATGGTCAATATTTTTATCGGTTGTTTTTAGTCCCCAATTTTGAGGATATTTATCAAAATTGATAGCCATATCCTCATGAACTTCTTTTTGAAGATCAATCCCAACTTTCCTGTATGCTCTGATTACAACATCAGTACACACACCTTTATCTTTTGGAACATCTCCATTCGGGTAGTCAATAGAAAAATAGCTTGGATCGTAATTTACTTTATCACAAGTAAGAGTTATTGTGGAATCAACAAAATTTTTATAAAAAGAATCTTGGCAAAAGGTATTAGTCCATGAAAATAAAACCAGAGAAATTAATATAATCAGTATTTTTTTCATTTGTGAATTAATTACTTTTAAAAAAATCCGTGTAAGCATAACTTAAAAATAACGGATTTTTCAGAATACTATTTCTCTGCTATTGCAAAAAGGTCAAAGCAATAATTATCAGCATCTTTTAGAAAATAATCTTTTACAGAAACATCGTTCACTTCAGTAATATTTTTATTCATCAGTTTCTTTCTGTTCATCCTGTTAAGTATATCATAAGGAATTTGCAGTAGCTTTCTTGGTAAATTATATTGTAAATTTAAAATATCAAAACGAGTAATTTTTTCAACAGACTTTTTATTTTCCTCAAAATAGTTCATGGTTTTTTCATTTCCAAAAACACCTTTAAGCTCCGTTTTATTAAAATATTTTGACAAAAGAGAATGAAATTCCTGATGAGTATATTCCCTGATATGCCATGGATTTCTAGTTAATGACATTTTAATATTGGGAGTTGTAAGAATCACTTTTCCACTCGGTTTTAATACTCTATGAATTTCTTTTACAAACAGCCTATCATTTTTTATATGTTCAATTACCTGAAAACTCACAACAAAGTCAACAGAATTATCAGGGATATTTACAATTGGTGGAACATTTTGTTTGTGAAATTGAAAATTTTCAACACCAATATTTTTCTCAATAATTTCGGAAGAGTACTTATCAATAGCAATATATTTTTCAACCTTGGGTGCTAAAATTTCAAAGCCGTAGCCCATTCCTGTACCAATTTCAAGCAATGTGCCACTGATTATTTCAGATGCTTCATGATAGGCAAAAAGGCTTCTTTGAAAAATAACATTATCAGAAGCTTCAACATTTGAAATACGCTCTGCTGTTTGAAGTAATTTCATACTTTAATTATTAGAAGCTCCCTAAAGAGTATATTTTGCTTGCAACCTTTGAAATTCATTAGTTACATTCTCTTGAAATTCATCAAGTGAAAAGCGTTGAGCAAGTTGAACAAGTACTTGTAAACCATAGAAATTACGTCTAATATCGTCATCAGCAGAAGATTGCAATTCCTTACTTAAAGTTGCAAAATAATCAAGGTTATTTGCAAAAAGTTCTGCAAGCCTTTCTGCTAATTCTTGACCTTTTTCTTTCTCATCTGCAAGAAAATATAATTCAGCAATTTGTACATCATTTATTGTATATGGCACCTGATATTCAGGTAATACTATTAAGCATTTATCAAGAAGCTTAACAACTTTTTCCTTTTCTCCTTTACTAATCAATTCTTTACCTAAGGTAGCAAATACATTTCTGTAATTTGTACAATGTCTTCTTGTTACACTTCCAATATAAACATCAGGATCTTCCAAATTTCCCCATTCAAATTTGTTCATTATGTTATCATACATGATTACAGGGTCAACTCTTCCTT
Above is a window of Bacteroidota bacterium DNA encoding:
- a CDS encoding CpsB/CapC family capsule biosynthesis tyrosine phosphatase, coding for MSFFNNIFDKNALGKEEYNIPTTTDMHSHLIPGIDDGSHSLNESIYLIKYLKKLGYKKLITTPHIMSDFYKNTPENIRSGLDKLKKELIKENIEIEIEIAAEYYIDDIFLKKIENEDLLTFGDNYVLIETNLLNYSKLLREAIWELSLKKYKPVFAHVERYAYFRDNFELYHELKEMNVLYQINLASLAGFYTKAVKKIAERLIEENLVDFIGTDAHHKEYLDATQKARYNPIMKKLAEAKLLNGEL
- a CDS encoding DUF1287 domain-containing protein; its protein translation is MKKILIILISLVLFSWTNTFCQDSFYKNFVDSTITLTCDKVNYDPSYFSIDYPNGDVPKDKGVCTDVVIRAYRKVGIDLQKEVHEDMAINFDKYPQNWGLKTTDKNIDHRRVPNLMKFFERHGKTLKITDNSDDYNSGDIVCWNLGGGITHIGIVINKKSRDGKRNLIVHNIGAGQVIEDILFDYRIIGHYKYKK
- a CDS encoding class I SAM-dependent methyltransferase, yielding MKLLQTAERISNVEASDNVIFQRSLFAYHEASEIISGTLLEIGTGMGYGFEILAPKVEKYIAIDKYSSEIIEKNIGVENFQFHKQNVPPIVNIPDNSVDFVVSFQVIEHIKNDRLFVKEIHRVLKPSGKVILTTPNIKMSLTRNPWHIREYTHQEFHSLLSKYFNKTELKGVFGNEKTMNYFEENKKSVEKITRFDILNLQYNLPRKLLQIPYDILNRMNRKKLMNKNITEVNDVSVKDYFLKDADNYCFDLFAIAEK